From the Thomasclavelia ramosa DSM 1402 genome, the window CCAACTTTACTTGACATCCTTGTTTCTAAACCTAAGTCTAAACGTTTTAGTGCTTCATGATATTGTTTTTTTTCTTCTTTGCTGATTCCCCAGCTTAAACCACGACGTTTACCACGACGAAAAGCCATAGCCAGATTTTCTTGAATTTCCATATTAGCTGCTGTTCCCATCATAGGATCTTGGAAAACACGTCCAATAAATTTGGCACGTTTATATTCATCGGCGAGCGAGATGTCTTGATTGTCAATAGTAATATATCCACAGTCAATTGGATAAACCCCAGCAATCATATTTAAAGTCGTACTTTTACCAGCCCCGTTTCCACCGATGATTGTAATAAAATCTCCATCATTAATAGTAAGGTTCAAATCTTGAAGAGCCTTTTTTTCATTAACAGTACCAAGGTTAAAAGTTTTACTTACATGTTCTAATTTAAGCATTCTCTTTCTCCTTTGTTAATTTTTTGTATGTAGCAATTTGTTTTCTTTTACTTACCATAACAGGTACAGTTAATGCTATACCTACTAATAAAGCTGTCAACAGTTTTAAATCATCAGTACTTAGACCCAATTGTAAAACAACTGCAACAATAATACGATACAAAATTGAACCAACAATAATAGCAGTTAAAGTAAACATGAAACCAGGCTTTCTTCCTAGTATTACTTCTCCAATAACGATTGAAGCTAAACCAATAACAATTGCTCCAATTCCCATCTTAATGTCGGCATAACCTTGAGATTGGGTTACTAATGCACCAGACATTGCTATTAAACCATTAGAAATCATTAAACCTAATAATTTAGTTGTATTTGTATTAGCACCAAGTGCTCGAACCATATGTTCATTATTTCCTGTAGCACGGATAGCACTACCAATTTCGGTTCCAAAGAACCAGTAACATATTAAAATAACGATTATCGCACAAATTATTCCGATGATTAAAGTAATCCATGCTTGTGATAGATTGAAAGTATTTGATAAACCTTTGAAGATAGTATCACTTTGAAGTAAAGGTGTATTACTTTTTCCCATGATTCGTAAATTAATTGAATAAAGGCCGATTTGGGTCAAGATACCTGCTAAAATCGCAGGTATTTGACATTTAGTGTGTAATAGACCAGTAATAGCTCCGGCAACAAATCCAGCAATTATAGCTAATAAAACAGCAAGAATAGGATTTATTCCATTGACAATAGCAACAGCACAAACAGCACCGCCAGTGGCAAAACTA encodes:
- a CDS encoding ABC transporter ATP-binding protein yields the protein MLKLEHVSKTFNLGTVNEKKALQDLNLTINDGDFITIIGGNGAGKSTTLNMIAGVYPIDCGYITIDNQDISLADEYKRAKFIGRVFQDPMMGTAANMEIQENLAMAFRRGKRRGLSWGISKEEKKQYHEALKRLDLGLETRMSSKVGLLSGGQRQALTLLMATLQKPKILLLDEHTAALDPRTAKKVLDLTEEIVTEQKLTALMVTHNMKDAINIGNRLIMMDKGRIIYDVNGEEKAKLTVDDLLKKFEEASGSEFDNDRMLLG
- a CDS encoding ABC transporter permease; translated protein: MSFILAIQGAASQGILWGIMALGVYITFRLLDFADLTVDGSFATGGAVCAVAIVNGINPILAVLLAIIAGFVAGAITGLLHTKCQIPAILAGILTQIGLYSINLRIMGKSNTPLLQSDTIFKGLSNTFNLSQAWITLIIGIICAIIVILICYWFFGTEIGSAIRATGNNEHMVRALGANTNTTKLLGLMISNGLIAMSGALVTQSQGYADIKMGIGAIVIGLASIVIGEVILGRKPGFMFTLTAIIVGSILYRIIVAVVLQLGLSTDDLKLLTALLVGIALTVPVMVSKRKQIATYKKLTKEKENA